One window of Methylococcus sp. EFPC2 genomic DNA carries:
- a CDS encoding TfoX/Sxy family protein — MTDPESISDLKSLGPKSQEMLARAGIRSVEQLRKLGSVSAYVLARRANPKASLNLLWALESALSGEPWQEVARTHRSSLLLALEERERDGAPPEFGVADDGNVRVQAAR, encoded by the coding sequence ATGACCGACCCTGAGTCGATCAGCGACCTGAAGAGCCTCGGGCCAAAATCCCAAGAGATGCTCGCCCGTGCGGGCATCCGCTCGGTCGAGCAACTGCGCAAACTGGGCTCGGTGTCTGCGTATGTGTTGGCGAGGCGGGCCAACCCTAAGGCAAGCCTCAATCTCCTCTGGGCATTGGAATCTGCGCTGTCGGGCGAGCCCTGGCAGGAGGTGGCCCGCACTCACCGCAGCAGCTTGTTGCTTGCCCTCGAGGAGCGCGAGAGGGACGGCGCGCCGCCTGAATTCGGCGTCGCCGACGACGGCAATGTCCGCGTTCAGGCCGCCAGATAA
- a CDS encoding MotA/TolQ/ExbB proton channel family protein: MLEIIKAGGWMMWPIIACSIVALAIIGERFWTLRPSRIMPPELAAHVWNLHRKGQLDSANIRQLRLGSPLGAILAAGLANHRHGREIMKESLEQAGRAVVHELGRYLTTLGTIAAISPYLGLLGSVLGMIKVFSTFSAEQGIGNPAHLAGGISEILVATASGLAIAIPSLMFHRYFNARIEDFTVRMEEEAVRLVEILHGERED; the protein is encoded by the coding sequence GTGCTAGAAATCATCAAGGCCGGCGGTTGGATGATGTGGCCCATCATCGCGTGTTCCATCGTCGCATTGGCCATCATCGGCGAGCGATTCTGGACGCTGCGGCCCAGCCGGATCATGCCGCCGGAATTGGCGGCGCATGTCTGGAACCTGCACCGCAAGGGGCAGCTCGATAGCGCCAACATCCGCCAGCTACGCCTGGGGTCGCCTTTGGGCGCCATACTTGCCGCCGGGCTGGCCAATCACCGGCACGGCCGGGAAATCATGAAGGAAAGCCTGGAGCAGGCCGGCCGCGCGGTCGTGCACGAACTCGGACGCTATCTCACGACACTCGGCACCATCGCCGCCATCTCGCCCTATCTGGGCCTGCTGGGCAGCGTGTTGGGCATGATCAAGGTGTTTTCCACTTTTTCCGCCGAACAGGGCATCGGCAACCCCGCGCATCTGGCCGGCGGCATCTCGGAAATCCTGGTCGCCACCGCCTCCGGCCTGGCCATCGCCATACCCAGCCTGATGTTCCATCGTTACTTCAATGCCCGTATCGAGGACTTCACCGTGCGCATGGAAGAAGAGGCCGTGCGCCTGGTGGAAATCCTGCACGGCGAGCGCGAGGATTGA
- the lpxK gene encoding tetraacyldisaccharide 4'-kinase — MKLPLERYAQKLWYDRERPAAWLKPFAGLFGRAVALRRLAYSQGWKTADRLPVPVVVVGNLTVGGVGKTPLVIWLAEFLARVGYKPGVISRGYGGLPLNEPCRVDADSLPRYFGDEPVLIARRTGVPVYVFRQRAEAGRRLLAETDCDLLIADDGLQHYALARDVEIAVVDGERRFGNGALLPAGPLREPAERLDEADLVVARGRPQAGEYEMKLAGGEAVNLLDPTLRKLLTEFVGVPVHAVAGIGHPGRFFDDLRRAGLTVEGHVYPDHHAYEAADIDFGDESPVLMTEKDAVKCPGLAGEHHWVVPVSAELPAEFGEKLLQLLQVKRDGRKTA, encoded by the coding sequence GTGAAACTCCCGCTCGAACGCTATGCCCAAAAGCTTTGGTACGACCGGGAACGACCGGCCGCCTGGCTGAAACCCTTCGCCGGCCTGTTCGGCCGGGCCGTGGCCCTGCGCCGGCTGGCGTATTCGCAAGGCTGGAAAACCGCGGACCGGCTGCCGGTGCCGGTCGTCGTGGTCGGCAATCTGACCGTCGGCGGCGTCGGCAAGACCCCGCTGGTCATCTGGCTGGCCGAATTTCTCGCCCGTGTGGGCTACAAGCCGGGCGTCATCAGCCGCGGGTACGGCGGTTTGCCTCTGAACGAGCCCTGCCGGGTCGATGCCGACAGCCTGCCGCGCTACTTCGGCGACGAGCCGGTGTTGATCGCCCGGCGCACCGGCGTACCGGTCTACGTCTTTCGGCAGCGGGCGGAGGCTGGCCGGCGTTTGCTGGCGGAGACCGATTGCGACTTGCTGATCGCCGATGACGGCCTGCAGCATTACGCCCTGGCCCGCGATGTGGAAATCGCCGTGGTCGACGGCGAACGACGCTTCGGCAACGGCGCCCTGCTGCCGGCCGGTCCGCTGCGCGAGCCGGCCGAGCGGCTGGACGAGGCGGATTTGGTCGTCGCCCGCGGCCGACCGCAGGCGGGCGAATACGAAATGAAGCTGGCCGGCGGCGAGGCGGTGAACCTGCTAGACCCGACGCTGCGCAAACTCTTGACCGAGTTTGTCGGTGTGCCGGTGCATGCGGTCGCCGGTATCGGCCATCCCGGCCGGTTCTTCGACGATTTGCGCCGGGCCGGGCTGACCGTGGAAGGGCATGTTTATCCCGATCATCACGCCTATGAGGCGGCCGACATCGATTTCGGCGACGAAAGTCCGGTGCTGATGACCGAAAAAGACGCCGTCAAATGTCCAGGACTGGCCGGCGAGCACCATTGGGTCGTGCCGGTTTCGGCCGAGCTGCCGGCGGAATTCGGCGAAAAACTCTTACAACTATTACAGGTGAAACGCGATGGACGGAAAACTGCTTGA
- the ispA gene encoding (2E,6E)-farnesyl diphosphate synthase, with amino-acid sequence MNPEMTLTDFMQSCQARAESALDARLPLATKLPERLHQAMRYSTLGGGKRLRPLLTYATGHALGVAPEVLDGPACAMEFIHVYSLIHDDLPAMDDDDLRRGKPTCHKAYDEATAILAGDGLQTLAFQVLATDPTISVPAASRLAMIETLALASGSCGMVGGQAIDLESVGRELDLPGLEAMHIRKTGALIRASVRLAALASPDLPTETAEKLDHYAKCIGLAFQIQDDILDEESDTQTLGKTQGKDRDNNKPTYPALLGLAGAKQKAEELHEDALASLAGFDERADYLRQLSAFIVQRRS; translated from the coding sequence ATGAATCCTGAAATGACCCTGACCGATTTCATGCAGTCTTGCCAGGCCCGAGCCGAATCCGCTCTGGACGCACGCCTGCCGCTCGCCACCAAGTTACCGGAGCGCCTGCATCAAGCCATGCGTTATTCCACCCTGGGCGGCGGCAAGCGCTTGCGGCCCCTGCTCACCTACGCCACCGGCCATGCCCTGGGCGTGGCGCCGGAGGTCCTGGACGGCCCCGCCTGCGCGATGGAATTCATCCACGTGTATTCGCTGATCCACGATGACTTGCCGGCCATGGACGACGACGACCTGCGGCGCGGCAAGCCGACCTGCCACAAGGCCTACGACGAGGCGACCGCCATCCTCGCAGGCGACGGCTTGCAGACGCTGGCCTTCCAGGTTCTGGCGACCGATCCGACGATCTCCGTGCCGGCGGCGAGCCGATTGGCGATGATAGAAACCCTGGCGCTGGCGTCGGGTTCCTGCGGCATGGTGGGCGGCCAGGCCATAGACCTGGAGTCGGTCGGGCGCGAGCTCGATCTGCCGGGCCTGGAAGCCATGCACATCCGCAAGACCGGCGCGCTGATACGTGCCAGCGTCAGGCTGGCGGCTTTAGCCTCGCCCGATCTGCCGACGGAAACCGCGGAAAAGCTCGATCATTACGCCAAGTGCATAGGTCTGGCCTTCCAGATCCAGGACGACATCCTGGACGAGGAAAGCGACACCCAGACCCTGGGCAAGACCCAGGGCAAGGACCGCGACAACAACAAGCCGACCTACCCGGCCCTGCTGGGCCTGGCGGGCGCCAAGCAGAAGGCCGAAGAGTTGCACGAAGATGCATTGGCCAGCCTCGCCGGTTTCGACGAGCGGGCGGACTATCTGCGCCAGCTATCCGCTTTCATCGTCCAGCGGCGGAGCTGA
- a CDS encoding Trm112 family protein gives MDGKLLEILVCPVCKGDLIYHKEAQELICKADRLAYPIRDDIPVMLENEARRIDLEEYDALSRHSSPVAE, from the coding sequence ATGGACGGAAAACTGCTTGAAATACTCGTATGCCCGGTGTGCAAGGGCGATCTCATCTACCACAAGGAAGCCCAGGAACTGATCTGCAAGGCCGACCGTCTGGCCTATCCGATCCGCGACGACATCCCCGTCATGCTGGAAAACGAGGCGCGCCGCATCGATCTGGAAGAATACGATGCCCTGTCCCGGCATAGCTCCCCCGTCGCCGAGTGA
- the dxs gene encoding 1-deoxy-D-xylulose-5-phosphate synthase, with protein MSESTTTLLNGINSPADLRQLSEEQLPQVAEELRAFLLDSVSQSGGHLSAGLGTVELTIALHYVFNTPEDRLVWDVGHQAYPHKILTGRRDRMTTIRKKDGVSAFPTREESPYDTFGVGHSSTSISAALGMAIASALDHSDRHAVAIIGDGGMTGGMAFEALNHAGVLDANLLVILNDNEMSISPNVGALNNYLAKILSSKFYSSVREGSKHLLSRSMPSVWELARRAEEHVKGMVAPGTLFEELGFNYIGPIDGHDLDVLVTTLRNLRDLPPGPRFLHVVTKKGKGYLPAELDPVAYHGVGTFDLSKDHLPKAKPSTPSYTEVFGRWLCDAAAKEPKLLGITPAMREGSGLLEFSERFPDRYFDVGIAEQHAVTLAAGQACEGYHPVVAIYSTFLQRAYDQLIHDVVLQNLPVLFALDRAGLVGPDGPTHAGSFDFSYMRCLPNLVVMAPADENECRQMLYTGFKYPGPASVRYPRGKGPGVTPVAEFTQLPIGKAEIKRHGKGVALLAFGSMVAPALTVGEELGATVVNMRFVKPLDETLVAELAATHDVLVTVEENVIPGGAGAAVNEYLIRQGVLLPILNLGLPDRFVEQGSREECLAACGLDVAGIRASVQGFLARQNPAHPAKARSKH; from the coding sequence ATGAGTGAATCGACCACGACCCTACTGAACGGTATCAACAGCCCAGCGGACCTGCGCCAACTCAGCGAAGAGCAGTTGCCGCAAGTGGCCGAGGAGCTGAGGGCCTTTCTGCTCGACAGCGTCAGTCAGTCGGGCGGGCATCTGTCGGCCGGCCTGGGAACGGTGGAGCTGACCATCGCCCTGCATTACGTGTTCAACACGCCGGAAGACCGCCTGGTGTGGGACGTGGGCCATCAGGCTTACCCGCACAAGATCCTGACGGGTCGGCGCGACCGCATGACCACCATACGCAAGAAGGACGGCGTCTCGGCATTTCCCACCCGCGAGGAAAGCCCTTACGACACCTTTGGCGTGGGCCATTCCAGCACCTCGATCAGCGCGGCGCTCGGCATGGCCATCGCCTCGGCCCTGGATCACAGCGACCGTCATGCGGTCGCCATCATCGGCGACGGCGGCATGACCGGCGGCATGGCCTTCGAGGCGCTGAACCACGCCGGCGTGCTGGATGCCAATCTGCTGGTCATCCTCAACGACAACGAGATGTCGATCTCGCCCAACGTCGGCGCGCTCAACAACTATCTGGCCAAGATACTTTCCAGCAAGTTCTATTCGAGCGTGCGCGAGGGCAGCAAGCATCTGCTTAGTCGCAGCATGCCCAGCGTGTGGGAGCTGGCGCGGCGCGCCGAGGAGCATGTCAAGGGCATGGTGGCGCCGGGCACCCTGTTCGAGGAACTGGGCTTCAATTACATCGGCCCCATCGATGGCCACGACCTCGATGTCCTGGTCACCACCCTGCGCAATCTGCGCGATCTGCCGCCGGGGCCGCGCTTCCTGCACGTGGTCACCAAGAAAGGCAAGGGCTATCTGCCGGCCGAGCTCGACCCGGTGGCCTATCACGGCGTCGGCACCTTCGACCTGAGCAAGGACCATCTGCCCAAGGCCAAGCCCAGCACGCCGAGCTATACGGAAGTGTTCGGCCGCTGGCTGTGCGATGCGGCGGCCAAGGAACCCAAGCTCCTGGGCATCACGCCCGCCATGCGCGAAGGTTCGGGGCTGTTGGAGTTTTCCGAGCGTTTCCCGGACCGCTATTTCGACGTGGGCATCGCCGAGCAGCATGCCGTCACGCTGGCGGCCGGCCAGGCTTGCGAGGGCTATCACCCGGTCGTGGCCATCTATTCCACCTTTTTGCAGCGCGCTTACGACCAGTTGATCCACGACGTCGTATTGCAGAATCTGCCGGTGCTGTTCGCCCTGGATCGCGCCGGTCTGGTCGGCCCGGACGGTCCGACCCATGCCGGCAGCTTCGACTTCAGCTACATGCGCTGCCTGCCCAACCTGGTCGTCATGGCGCCGGCCGACGAAAACGAATGCCGGCAGATGCTGTATACCGGCTTCAAATATCCGGGGCCGGCCTCGGTCCGCTATCCGCGCGGCAAGGGACCCGGAGTGACGCCCGTCGCGGAGTTCACGCAATTGCCCATCGGCAAGGCAGAGATCAAGCGCCACGGCAAGGGTGTGGCCCTGCTTGCATTCGGCAGCATGGTGGCACCGGCCCTGACCGTCGGTGAGGAATTGGGCGCGACCGTGGTCAACATGCGTTTCGTCAAGCCGCTGGACGAAACCCTGGTGGCGGAATTGGCCGCTACCCACGACGTACTGGTGACGGTCGAGGAAAACGTCATACCGGGCGGTGCCGGCGCGGCGGTCAACGAATACCTGATCCGGCAGGGCGTTTTGCTGCCCATCCTCAACCTGGGCCTGCCCGACCGCTTCGTGGAGCAGGGCAGCCGCGAGGAGTGCCTGGCCGCCTGCGGGCTGGACGTCGCCGGCATCCGCGCGTCCGTACAGGGTTTTCTCGCGCGGCAAAACCCGGCTCACCCGGCCAAGGCCCGGAGCAAGCACTGA
- a CDS encoding flagellar brake protein: MPDSHPSAQSGVYTLTDRSAVLDKLRLLERRQVLLTATCAGDGSGVLVSLVRILPERGLLALDAGTERPTIERMLQAEPLVLDGLLDGIQAHFEVRGIREATLDGQDLLAAPIPESLFWLQRRNFFRAFIPYGTEVKCRVTLPDGEIHDFDVVNLSIRGIALVDKTGRLRYWGRPGQVFEDCRLDFPGFESERLDLEIRGKLETSDQDARQPTVRVGFSFRKVGPALEAKIQRLLHDLETRARKERVHLDFRGS, translated from the coding sequence ATGCCGGACTCCCATCCGTCTGCCCAGTCAGGGGTTTACACGCTCACCGATCGGAGTGCGGTCCTCGACAAGCTGCGCCTTCTGGAAAGGCGGCAAGTGCTGCTGACCGCCACTTGTGCGGGCGACGGTTCCGGGGTGCTTGTCAGCCTCGTGCGTATATTGCCGGAGCGCGGCCTGTTGGCGCTGGATGCCGGGACCGAGCGCCCGACCATAGAGCGTATGTTGCAGGCCGAGCCTCTCGTCCTCGACGGCTTACTGGACGGAATCCAGGCCCACTTTGAAGTCCGGGGTATACGCGAAGCCACGCTGGACGGTCAGGATCTCCTGGCCGCGCCTATCCCCGAATCCCTGTTCTGGCTGCAAAGGCGCAATTTCTTCCGGGCGTTCATACCCTACGGTACGGAGGTCAAATGCCGGGTCACCCTGCCGGACGGTGAGATCCACGATTTCGACGTCGTCAATTTGAGCATACGCGGCATCGCGTTGGTCGATAAGACCGGCCGCTTGCGTTACTGGGGACGCCCCGGTCAGGTTTTCGAAGATTGCAGGCTGGATTTTCCGGGCTTCGAGAGCGAGCGGCTGGATCTGGAAATACGCGGCAAGCTCGAAACCTCCGATCAGGATGCCCGCCAGCCCACGGTGCGAGTGGGCTTCTCCTTCCGCAAAGTTGGTCCAGCCCTGGAGGCCAAGATCCAACGTCTGTTGCACGACCTCGAAACCCGCGCACGCAAGGAGCGCGTCCATCTCGATTTTCGCGGCTCATGA
- the ubiA gene encoding 4-hydroxybenzoate octaprenyltransferase, with the protein MLTDILLTPALRIRLGHYWRLTRFDKPIGILLLLWPALWALWIAGHGWPDPLVLAVIVLGVLLTRAAGCVINDYADRDFDPHVERTKLRPIAAGLVSPGEALKLFAALGLTAFALVLLLNWLTIAMSVVGALLASSYPFMKRYTHLPQAYLGLAFGWAVPMSFAAQTGTVPGVAWALYLATIIWALIYDTMYAMVDREDDLKIGVKSTAILFGRHDRLILGLLQLIMWMILAGIGRYLGLSHYYYLGLVAAAGFSIYQQYLIRNRERSGCFQAFLNNHWFGAAVFAGLALHYLAA; encoded by the coding sequence ATGCTCACCGACATCTTGCTGACACCCGCATTGCGCATCCGTCTGGGCCATTACTGGCGGCTGACCCGCTTCGACAAACCCATAGGCATCCTGCTGTTACTGTGGCCCGCGCTGTGGGCCTTGTGGATCGCCGGACACGGATGGCCCGACCCGCTGGTGCTCGCCGTCATCGTCTTAGGGGTGCTGCTGACGCGGGCGGCCGGCTGCGTCATCAACGACTACGCCGACCGGGATTTCGACCCGCACGTGGAACGCACCAAGCTGCGTCCCATCGCCGCCGGGCTGGTGTCCCCCGGCGAAGCCTTGAAACTGTTCGCGGCCCTGGGCCTGACGGCCTTCGCCCTGGTTTTGCTGTTGAACTGGCTGACCATTGCCATGTCCGTGGTCGGCGCCTTGCTGGCGTCGTCCTATCCCTTCATGAAGCGCTACACCCATTTGCCGCAGGCCTACCTGGGCCTGGCATTCGGCTGGGCCGTGCCGATGAGTTTCGCCGCGCAGACCGGCACCGTGCCCGGCGTGGCCTGGGCGCTGTATCTCGCCACCATCATCTGGGCGCTGATCTACGACACCATGTACGCCATGGTCGACCGGGAAGACGATCTGAAAATCGGCGTCAAATCCACCGCCATCCTGTTCGGCCGCCACGACCGGCTTATTCTCGGATTACTGCAACTGATCATGTGGATGATATTGGCCGGCATAGGCCGCTATCTGGGCCTGAGCCATTATTACTATCTCGGATTAGTCGCCGCCGCCGGATTCTCCATCTATCAGCAATATCTGATCCGGAATCGCGAACGCTCAGGCTGTTTCCAAGCCTTCCTCAACAACCACTGGTTCGGCGCGGCGGTGTTCGCGGGGCTGGCGCTTCATTATCTGGCGGCCTGA
- a CDS encoding chorismate lyase: MKAYGLPSHPYNLTPSALPIRSLLFQREPQWVPAHVLKHAYAPTAAGSWIEESGSLTARLRRIYGGGFGVKVLGQRWNKPYPDEIRILGLAWQRHTLVREVLLQDRGQALVAARSIIPREALRGMQCRLAHLGNRPLGELLFAYPRLARLSLEVSRIEPSHWRPDCLGELAPQGEIWGRRSVYAVASGQILVCEFFLPALITPT, encoded by the coding sequence ATGAAGGCATACGGACTTCCCTCCCATCCCTACAACCTCACGCCCTCAGCCTTGCCCATCCGCAGCTTGTTGTTTCAGCGAGAACCCCAGTGGGTGCCCGCACACGTCCTGAAGCACGCCTATGCCCCGACCGCGGCCGGCTCCTGGATCGAGGAATCCGGTTCTCTCACCGCAAGATTGCGCCGGATTTACGGCGGCGGTTTCGGCGTGAAAGTCCTGGGACAGCGCTGGAACAAGCCCTATCCCGACGAGATCCGCATCCTGGGACTGGCCTGGCAACGCCACACCCTGGTGCGCGAAGTTCTGCTGCAGGATCGCGGACAAGCGCTCGTGGCCGCACGGTCCATCATCCCGCGCGAGGCCTTGCGCGGCATGCAATGCCGGCTAGCCCATCTGGGCAACCGTCCCCTGGGAGAACTGTTGTTCGCCTACCCCAGGCTGGCGCGCTTGAGCCTGGAAGTGAGCCGCATCGAACCGTCCCATTGGCGCCCTGACTGCCTGGGCGAGCTGGCTCCGCAAGGCGAAATCTGGGGGCGGCGTTCCGTTTACGCCGTCGCCAGCGGACAAATCCTGGTTTGCGAATTTTTCCTTCCTGCCCTGATCACCCCCACTTGA
- a CDS encoding biopolymer transporter ExbD — MNFRPRREDKPELNLIPMIDVLIVLLIFLVLTTTFSREASLHISLPEASAQASAEEKGVDIVIDAAGRYIINRHQLINNEPDTVKKALQEAAGEDKDPLIVISADQKTPHQAVMTALDAASQLGYVHITFAAKTAPGEAAEKP, encoded by the coding sequence ATGAACTTTCGCCCGCGCCGCGAGGACAAGCCCGAGCTGAATCTGATCCCGATGATAGACGTGCTCATCGTGCTGCTGATCTTCCTGGTGCTGACCACCACATTCAGCCGCGAAGCCAGCCTGCACATCAGTCTGCCGGAGGCCAGCGCGCAAGCTTCGGCCGAGGAGAAGGGCGTGGATATCGTTATCGACGCCGCCGGTCGCTACATCATCAACCGTCACCAGCTCATCAACAACGAGCCGGACACGGTCAAGAAAGCCTTGCAGGAGGCGGCGGGCGAGGACAAGGACCCGCTCATCGTCATCAGCGCCGACCAGAAAACTCCGCACCAGGCCGTGATGACCGCCCTGGATGCCGCCAGCCAGCTCGGCTACGTGCACATTACCTTCGCCGCCAAGACCGCTCCGGGTGAAGCGGCCGAGAAACCGTGA
- a CDS encoding adenine phosphoribosyltransferase, with amino-acid sequence MERLKAKIRDIPDFPRPGILFKDITPLVQDPAALRLAVHQLLHPFLGQNITAVAGMEARGFIFGSLVAWELGVGFVPLRKPGKLPYDVQSVAYDLEYGSAALEVHIDALGPGDRVLLIDDLLATGGTAKASCELIEGLGAEIVACAFVVELDFLAGRDKLAPRPVHALLHF; translated from the coding sequence ATGGAGAGGTTGAAGGCGAAAATCCGCGACATCCCGGACTTTCCCCGGCCGGGCATACTGTTCAAGGACATCACGCCGCTGGTGCAGGATCCGGCGGCCTTGCGCCTGGCCGTGCACCAGCTCCTGCATCCCTTTCTTGGGCAGAACATCACTGCGGTCGCCGGCATGGAGGCGCGCGGTTTCATCTTCGGCTCGCTGGTGGCCTGGGAGCTGGGCGTCGGTTTCGTGCCCCTGCGCAAGCCCGGCAAGCTCCCCTATGACGTCCAGAGCGTGGCCTACGATCTGGAATACGGCTCCGCAGCGCTGGAAGTGCATATCGATGCGCTGGGGCCGGGCGACCGCGTGCTGCTGATCGACGATCTGCTGGCCACCGGCGGCACCGCCAAGGCCAGCTGCGAGCTGATCGAAGGACTGGGCGCGGAAATCGTCGCCTGTGCCTTCGTGGTCGAACTGGATTTCCTGGCCGGCCGCGACAAGCTGGCTCCGCGACCGGTCCACGCATTGCTGCATTTCTGA
- a CDS encoding exodeoxyribonuclease VII small subunit: MVKKVPRFEESLAELEQLVERMEQGNLPLEESLKLFERGVQLSRACQSALKDAEQKVQILLEQNGEPVLKPFTTDES, translated from the coding sequence ATGGTCAAGAAAGTTCCCCGTTTCGAAGAATCCCTTGCCGAGCTCGAACAATTGGTCGAGCGGATGGAGCAGGGCAATCTGCCGCTGGAAGAATCGCTCAAGCTGTTCGAGCGCGGCGTGCAGTTGTCCCGCGCGTGCCAGAGCGCGCTCAAGGATGCCGAACAGAAGGTGCAGATACTCCTGGAACAGAACGGCGAGCCGGTACTCAAGCCCTTCACCACCGATGAATCCTGA
- the kdsB gene encoding 3-deoxy-manno-octulosonate cytidylyltransferase has product MMAGYKIVIPARHGSSRLPGKPLLDIAGRPMIVHVCERALEAGAGEVVVATDDPRIVEAVVELPVRAQLTHPHHNNGAERIAEVAEILGWDDDTLIVNLQGDEPLVQPALIGRLAEALAGQTRAKVATLAAPIEHRAEAFNANAVKVVTDREGYALYFSRAPIPWHRASFADGDAAHLPAHFPWLRHIGIYAYTAGFLRRYVSWPPSDLENIEALEQLRILWQGERILVLPVEQAPEAGVDTEEDLARVRARLGH; this is encoded by the coding sequence GTGATGGCCGGCTACAAGATCGTCATTCCGGCACGGCACGGTTCCAGCCGTCTGCCGGGCAAGCCGCTGCTGGACATCGCCGGTCGGCCCATGATCGTTCACGTCTGCGAACGCGCACTGGAAGCGGGCGCCGGCGAGGTGGTGGTCGCCACGGATGACCCGCGCATCGTCGAGGCCGTGGTGGAACTGCCGGTGCGCGCCCAGCTCACCCATCCCCACCATAACAACGGCGCCGAACGCATCGCCGAGGTGGCCGAGATCCTGGGCTGGGACGATGACACGCTGATCGTCAACCTGCAGGGCGACGAACCCCTGGTGCAGCCGGCGCTGATCGGCCGTCTGGCGGAAGCCCTGGCCGGGCAGACTCGAGCCAAGGTTGCCACCCTCGCCGCGCCCATCGAACATCGAGCCGAGGCTTTCAACGCCAACGCCGTCAAGGTCGTTACCGACCGCGAAGGCTACGCGCTGTATTTCAGCCGAGCGCCCATACCCTGGCATAGAGCCAGCTTCGCCGACGGCGATGCCGCCCACCTGCCGGCTCATTTCCCCTGGCTGCGCCACATCGGCATCTACGCCTATACCGCGGGCTTTCTCCGCCGCTACGTTAGCTGGCCACCCTCCGACCTGGAAAACATCGAGGCGCTGGAACAGCTGCGCATCCTCTGGCAAGGCGAGCGCATCCTGGTCCTACCCGTCGAGCAGGCTCCGGAAGCGGGAGTGGATACCGAAGAGGATCTGGCGCGGGTGAGGGCGCGGCTGGGACATTGA
- a CDS encoding cupin domain-containing protein, with translation MSKLTIEHNPSEERLKELGVAGWEIWEKEISKFPIDFDETETAYVLEGEIIVTPAGGEPVRIVPGDLVSFHAGLDSQWEVVKPLRKHYSYDYPNGV, from the coding sequence ATGAGCAAACTCACGATAGAACACAATCCCAGCGAAGAGCGTCTGAAAGAACTCGGCGTGGCCGGTTGGGAAATTTGGGAAAAGGAAATCTCCAAGTTTCCGATCGATTTTGACGAAACCGAGACGGCCTATGTGCTGGAAGGCGAGATCATCGTGACGCCCGCCGGTGGCGAACCCGTGCGTATCGTCCCGGGCGACCTGGTCTCGTTTCACGCGGGCTTGGACAGTCAATGGGAAGTGGTCAAACCTTTGCGCAAGCACTATAGCTACGATTATCCGAACGGCGTCTGA